A region from the Eublepharis macularius isolate TG4126 chromosome 13, MPM_Emac_v1.0, whole genome shotgun sequence genome encodes:
- the TSC22D3 gene encoding TSC22 domain family protein 3 isoform X2, with the protein MSTGMYQSPMEVAVYQLHNFSISFFSSLLGGDVVSVKLDNSASGASVVAIDNKIEQAMDLVKNHLMYAVREEVEILKEQIKELVEKNSQLERENSLLKNLASPEQLEKFQSRLPLEVPSPTPEKQSRGAAAPAQHNGGSAV; encoded by the exons ATGAGCACCGGAATGTACCAGTCCCCAATGGAGGTGGCTGTCTACCAGCTGCACAATTTCTCCATCTCCTTCTTCTCGTCCCTGCTGGGTGGGGATGTGGTCTCAGTAAAGCTGGACAACAG TGCGTCGGGAGCCAGTGTGGTCGCTATCGACAACAAGATCGAGCAGGCGATG GATCTAGTCAAAAACCACCTGATGTATGCGGTGAGGGAGGAGGTGGAGATACTGAAAGAGCAGATCAAAGAGCTAGTGGAGAAGAACTCCCAGCTGGAGCGAGAGAACAGCCTCCTGAAGAATCTGGCCAGCCCAGAGCAGCTAGAGAAGTTCCAATCCCGGCTGCCACTGGAGGTGCCCTCGCCGACGCCTGAAAAGCAGAGCCGAGGAGCAGCTGCCCCAGCCCAGCACAATGGGGGCTCTGCGGTGTAA
- the TSC22D3 gene encoding TSC22 domain family protein 3 isoform X1 — MSSPASSEECRSPVGLDCCSCCLDLANRSGLEEGPVGCNNNVGSPVAASPFQQLCEQLVCENLNADKLSRIMRQDSLEPVVRDPCYLLNQGICNRNIDQTLLSILLFFHSASGASVVAIDNKIEQAMDLVKNHLMYAVREEVEILKEQIKELVEKNSQLERENSLLKNLASPEQLEKFQSRLPLEVPSPTPEKQSRGAAAPAQHNGGSAV, encoded by the exons ATGTCCTCGCCCGCTTCCTCGGAGGAGTGCCGCTCGCCGGTGGGGCTggactgctgcagctgctgcctggaCCTGGCCAACCGCAGCGGCCTGGAGGAGGGCCCCGTGGGCTGCAACAACAACGTGGGCAGCCCGGTCGCCGCCAGCCCCTTCCAGCAGCTGTGCGAGCAGCTGGTTTGCGAGAACCTCAACGCCGACAAGCTGAGCCGCATCATGCGCCAGGACTCCCTGGAGCCGGTGGTGCGGGACCCCTGCTACCTGCTCAACCAGGGCATCTGCAACCGCAACATCGACCAGACGCTGCTCTccatcttgctcttcttccacaG TGCGTCGGGAGCCAGTGTGGTCGCTATCGACAACAAGATCGAGCAGGCGATG GATCTAGTCAAAAACCACCTGATGTATGCGGTGAGGGAGGAGGTGGAGATACTGAAAGAGCAGATCAAAGAGCTAGTGGAGAAGAACTCCCAGCTGGAGCGAGAGAACAGCCTCCTGAAGAATCTGGCCAGCCCAGAGCAGCTAGAGAAGTTCCAATCCCGGCTGCCACTGGAGGTGCCCTCGCCGACGCCTGAAAAGCAGAGCCGAGGAGCAGCTGCCCCAGCCCAGCACAATGGGGGCTCTGCGGTGTAA